ACGGTGTCAGTAGGGTGTCAGTATTCTGCGGTTGTGTTCGTAAGGTCATTTGCTAAGTCAGGGAGGCAATATGAAGGAACAGCCGAAGTCGGTGGCGGTTTGGTTCGAGATTCCGTGTGCCAATCTGGAGCGGGCAGCTAGGTTCTACGAGACGATTCTGGATCGCAGGATGAATAAGGATGAATTTGGGGAGTTGGGGGATCCGATGCGTCTGTTTCCGGCGGCTGCTGGCGGCGTGGCGGGGGCTCTGGTGAAGCGTACCTTCAGGAAGCCCGGTGGTGGGGGGACGATGGTTTATCTGAACTGCGATGGCGAACTGGATGCTGTAATTTCGCGGGTTCGCGAGGCTGGGGGGTTGATGCTGATGCCTCGTACGGTGATTCCTGGTGGGCATGGTGCGTTTGCTTGCCTGAAGGATACGGAAGGAAATCATATTGGGTTGCATACTTCGGTTTGAGTGTCCTGCCGGACGGGCTCCCTACGCGGGAGGCGGTCACTTCGTGACTTGTATATCCCTTCGGTTGGCGCTCCCGTTGGTCGCGGGGAGCGATATACGGGCTGCTAACTGGAAGCGGGCGCAATTCTTTTTCCAGGCCATCTTTTCCAGGCCATCTAGGATATATGCATGCGGCGGGCTGACCGACTCTTCCGGATCGTACGAGTGCTGCGCGGTGGCAGGCTGCAGACGGCGCGGATGCTGGCGGAGAAGCTGGAGGTTTCGGAGCGGACGATCTATCGGGATGTGCGCGATCTGCAGATCTCGGGGATGCCGATTGAGGGGGAGGCGGGGGTTGGGTATACGCTGCGGCGGGATATGGACCTGCCTCCGCTGATGTTTACCCGGGATGAGCTGACGGCGCTGGTGCTGGGGGCGCGGATGGTGCAGGCGTGGGGTGGGGCGGCGAGCGTGGCCTCGGTGGACCAGGCGCTGCAGCGGATTGAGGCGGTGCTGCCGGCGGATCTGCGGGAGCGGCTGGATTCGATTCTGATGTACGCGCCGGGGCATCGGATGGTGCAGCCTTTGAAGGAGCGACTGGATCTACTGCACGACGCTTGCGTGGGCAGGCGGGTCGTTGCGTTTTGCTATGCGAAGGAGGATGGACAGAGCAGTGAGCGCGAGGTGAGGCCGCTGGCGCTGTACTTCTGGGGTGGGGCCTGGACGCTGGCGGCTTGGTGCGAGCTGCGGAAGGACTTCAGAGTGTTTCGGATCGACCGGATGCAGGAGGTGGAGGTGCTGGGGCGCGAGTTTGTACAGAAGAAGGGGCAGAGGCTGGAGGACTTTGTGAAGCAGGTTGGCAAGCCGCCTTATGTCTCCGAATCGGTTGCTGCGGCGGGTATTGGGCAGGTTAGAGCGGATTGACTATTGGTGTGGAGGAGGGCAACCGCAGATTCCCTTCGGGAATGACAACAAGGGCACTGCGGGCGCTATGCCAACTGCGACTTTGTTCTAGTTTACGAGGTAGGTCGCGGGTCGCGAAGAGTCGTCCGTTGGGTTGTACGGGGGGGCGAAGGTGGTCTTTTGTACTGCCAGGCATTCGGAGACGCGCTTGAGCATGTCGGTGGGGTGAACGGGCTTGGTGAGGGTGGTGAAGTTGTAGCCGGCGCTGCGTGCGTGTACGAGGAGGTCGGCGGTTGCGGCCTGGCCGGAGAACAAGAGTATTTGGCATTCGGGGATGTTCTGACTGACAGCGATGGCGAGTTCGATGCCGGTCATGCCGGGCATCATGACGTCGGCGATGAGAAGTTGGGGGTTGAACGTTCGTGCGAGCTCTAAGGCTGCGGCACCGTCGTAGGCGGTGAGGGTGGAAAAGCCGCTGCGGGAGAGGATTATCGAGAGGGTGTCGGCGATGATGTGCTCGTCGTCGACGATGAGGATGACTGGCTTGGTTCTTTCCGAAATAGAGATGGCATCCTCGTTCGGGACTACTGTCAGGGGAACAACTTCAAATTTGATCTTCGCGGTCATGACTTGTACCTCTGAATCGAAGCATAGACCTGTTTGAGTTATACGGGTTAACTCTTTTAGATCTCTCAGTTATGGAGAGGTTTAGGCGGTGCTAAAGAAAGCGACCAGTTAGGCAATGTTGAAAAGAGCAACTTGTTAGTAGCTGGCATATCTGCTTAGTGTTACGTTAACGTCAGGTTAGTTTCAGATCACATCAAGGGGGGGGCGTGGGAAGCGACGACGAGTTCGATCCGAAAGAGATGAAGTTTGAGTCGGTGCTGCAGGCGAATGTACCCAAGGGTAGAGCAGGCAAGCACAAAGAGATCATCACGCAACTGTTGAGCGATATTGCGCAGTTGAAGGTTGGCAGCGCGTTAAAGATCCCGCTGGATCAGCTTCCGGATACGAAGGAGAATGTGCGGTCTGCGTTGAGCAGGGCTGCCCGGCAGCAGAAGATCAATCTGGCTACGTCCAGTAATGATGAGTTTCTGTTTGTTTGGAAGACGGATAAATAACGTTCTGTAAGACCCCTCTTTAAAATCAGGAACTCTTAGTCCTGCCGGACGGGCGCCCTTCGCGGGCGGCGGTCACTTCGTGACTTGTATACCCCTTCGGTTGGCGCTCCCGTTGGTCGCGAAGGGAGATTATGCCGACCAACGGGAGGACCACGCAAAGCTTTAAAGAGACGTGCGAACGCCCGCGGAATCGGGGTCCCCACAAACAGGTCTTTCGTTTGTGGGGTGACTAAGCGCAGGAGGCCCGTCCGGCAGGACATAGTCTTCAATATGGGTTGGGTTGGTTGCTCAGGATCTCTTTGCCTCCGCTTTGCGCAATGAAGAAGGTTTTGCCCGGAAGCGAAGGCACAGGGTCGGAGAGACTCTGCCAGAGGAAGATGCGGCGAGGTTCAAGCCAACGGACTTTGAGGGAGAGGGCGTCCTCGAAGATGGGTGGGGCGTCGGGAAAGAAGGAGCCGTACCAGAGGTTGGAGCTGCGGCCGTCGAGGATGTGGAGGTCGCTGCGTCCGAGATAAAAGCCGAGGGTGCTGGCGCTCTCGTACTCGCCGTGGATGACGATGAGGTCGCTGGGCTTGAGTTCGGGCTCGATGGCGGTGGCTAACTGGCGGGAGCTTAGGACGGGGAAGAAGATCTGCAGGCCGACGTGTGCGGCGAGCACGAACCCAAAGGTGGCGGCGGCGAGGCAGAGGTTTGCGGCGTGGGGCTGGTAGGCGCGACGGAGGAGCCAGTTGGCGAGGGTGCCGGTGAAGAGCGCGATGGCGGTGAGGAGGAGCGGGTCATGGAAGGCGCCCATGGCCTGGGCGTTGAGGTCGAGGAAGTGGCCGAAGGAGAGGGCGTAGTCGCCGGGATTTTGTTTGAGGAGCGAGGCGAGGTCGATGACGGGGTTTGGCGGGGCGGAGCGTTGGAGGAAGAAGCCTGCGGTGAGGGCGGCGAGGGAGCCGAGGACGAGAAGGACGACGGAGATGCGCTGGCCGGAGCGGACGAGTGGGGCGGGGACGGTGAAGGACTCGGCTTCGGTGGCTTCATGGTCGAGCCAGGCGGCGATGAGGAGGATCATAGCGGGGAGGGCGGGGAGGACGTAGTACTCCTGGCGGGTGGAGAAGGAGAAGAAGAGGACAGGGATGATGGCCCACAGGCCGAGGAGGAGGCGGGTGTTTTCGCGCTGGGTGAGGGTGCGGATGGAGACTCGCGGACGGAGGGCTTTGCGCCAGGGGATGGTGACGAGGGCATGGTAGAGAAAGGCGCTCCAAGGCATGATCCAGACGAGGATGAAGGCCCAGAAGAGAGGGAGGGGGACGGTGTCGTAGTCGCGGGGGACGCGGAGGTTGAGATAGCGGAGGAGCTGCTCGTTGACAAAGTAGAACCAGAGCCAGCCGTGGACGTTGCCGTCGGTAGGGAGGGGAACGGACCAGTGGCCGTGCGAGAAGGTGAGTGCTCCGGGATGGCCCTGGGTGGGGTTGGCGAGGGCGATGAGGATGTGCCAGGGCGCGGCGATGACGAGGAAGACGATGGTGCTGGAGAGTGGGTGGAGCTGGCGGATGCGGGTTAGGACGGCGCGGAGGCTGCGGCGGGTGAGAATGAGGTGGGCGAGGACGATGAGGAGGGGGAAGACGATGCCGATGAGGCCTTTGGTAAGGACGTTGAGGGCGCAGGAGGCGGCGAAGAGCCAGCAGAGGGTGATGCTTGCTTGGGGTTGTGGGTGGGCTTTTGTTTGCTGCCCGGTTTGTTCGGTGGCCCAGTAGAAGAAGAGAGCCAGGGCGAGCCAGAGGCAGACGTCGGCGTCGGGCAGGAGGATGCGGGTGAAGATGAAGATGCCGAAGCTGGAGAGGAGCATGAGGCCGGCGTAGAGGCCGGCTCGGGGAGAGAAGGCGCGGCGGGCGAAGCCTTCGAGGAGGAGGGCGAGCGAGAGGACGGTGAGGGCTATTGGCAGGCGCGCGGCTGCGGTGTTGACGCCGAAGAGTTTGAAGCTGAGGGCCATGCTCCAGTAGAGGATGGGGGCTTTTTCGAGGTAGCGGATGCCGTTGGCGTAGAGGGTGACCCAATCGTGGCGGAGGAGCATCTCGCGGGCGACTTCGGCGTGGACGGAGTCGGCGTCGTCGAGCAGCGGGGGGACGAAGAGGGTGAGGGTTGCGTAGAAGAGGAGCCAGAGGACGATGAGGATGAGGCGGTTGCGGCGCGTCTCCTGGGCTGGGGTGGTCACGTGAACAGTGTAATGAGAGCGACCGCGGATTAACGCGGAGGCACGCGGATAAAAAGGCGGAGGATAGAGACCGATCAAGACCGGATTGGAGCGATTGGATAGAACGCAGGCTATTTTGCGAGCGGCTTTGTGGGTTTGTATGCTGGCGTCGTGGAGCCGTGTTTTGCCTTTCATCCGTTTTCATCCGTTTTGATCCGCAGTCGACCTTTATGTGGGGGGAGGGGTTTGTCGTAGACTCAGGCTGACTGATGATGATGCGTGAACCTGCACAAATGAGTGGGGCGTCTGGTCCTCTTGCTTTTGGTCCTCCGACCGAGCTGATCTTTGGGGATTGGTATCCTGCGCTGTGTGCCGTGGAGCTGCGCCCAGGCAAGACGGCGAAGGCTCTGCTGCTGGGGGTTCCGCTGCTGCTGGGACGGAAGACTGGTGGAAAGCTGTTTGCGATGCGGGATCTTTGTCCGCATCGGGGGATTCCGCTGTCGGCTGGGTGGTTTGATGGGGAGACGGTGACGTGCAAGTATCACGGGTGGAAGTTTGAGCCTTGCAGTGGGCAGTGCAGGGAGATTCCTTCGCTGACCAATCATGAGACGCTGGACCCGACGAAGATCTATGCGGGGGCGTTTCCTTGCGAGGAGCGCGATGGGTTTGCGTGGGTGTATCTGCCGGAGGCCGGTGCGGGGCGAGTGCAGGGGTTGGAGACGCTGCCTCCGGTGCCGGAGGTGCCGAAGTTTTCGGCGAGGTTTCGGAGCGCGCACCTGGTGGCGGAGCTGCCTTGCAATGTGGATCACGGGATTATCGGTTTGATGGATCCGGCACATGGGCCGTTTGTGCATCAGGCTTGGTGGTGGCGGTCGGCGGCTAGTATTCATGAGAAGACGAAGCACTTTGAGCCGCTGGAGGACCGGGAGAACAACGGGAGGAATGCCGGGTTTCGGATGTCGTCGCATGCTCCGAGCGCGAACTCGGCGCCGTATAAGTTGCTGGGGGTTTATGGCGAGCCGATTACGACGACGATTGATTTTGTCTTGCCGAATCGGCGGTACGAGACGATACGCGCTGGGGATAAGTGGTTCTCGAGTTTGACTACGATTACGCCGGTGACGGCTTCGACTTGCAGGATTGATGTGGTTGCGGCGTGGAATGTCTTTTACTGGGTTCCATTTGTAACTTCGATTGCTACTTTCTTTGGGGCCCGGTTTGTGCGGCAGGATCAGGAGACGATGATTGAGCAGGCCGAGGGGTTGAGGTTTCATCCGGGATTGATGCTGATCGATGATGCGGATAAGCCGGCGAAGTGGTACTTCGCTTTGAAGCAGGCTCGGTTGAAGGGGACGGGAGAGCATCCGCTAAGTGGGCCGGTTACGCTGCACTGGCGGAGTTAACTGCTGCCTAAGAATGCTTGTTGCAAGAATGTGTCCTGCCGGACGGGCTCCCTGCGCGGGAGGCGGTCACTTCGTGACTTGTATACCTTTTCTGGGTGAGGGATCGGCTCAGGGCCTCCCGTTGGTCGGCGGTTACGATTTGGCTGTGCTGGCGATTGCCTTGCGGAGGGTGGGGATGCCTCCGGGTCTGACGGAGCCGTGGCCGCAGGCGAAGCGCTCGATGGGGTAGGTGAGCAGTTTGTTGGCGCTGGCGAGTGCGATGGATTTATCCCAGGTGGCGAGGTTCGGCAGAGGGAAGTACCAGGGGGCGAAGCCGCTAACGGTGAGGTGGCCCATGGCGATGAGGGCGTCGCCGGCGTAGAGGGTGCCGTCGCGCTGGTCGAGGAAGGCGAGGTGGCCAGGGATGTGGCCGGGGGTTTCAATGGCGAGAAGGGAGCCGTAGAGTTCGCCTTCGGTGACGAGACGCGTAGGGCGGGCGTCGATGCCGGGGAGGCCACCGCGAATCTCTTCGTTGGGTTCGCCGGGCTGAGGAGACTTGTTGGGGGGCTTTTGCAGAAGCGGAAGGCTGCGGGCGTTCGAGGTAAACTCTATTTGTGTGGCGCCTAGCTTTGCCAGGAGGGCATCTACGGAGCCGACATGGTCTACGTGGGCATGAGTGATCAGGATGCGACGGATGGGTGCGCCCAGGGCTTTCGCAGCGGCGAGAATATCGTCGGCGGAGTTGGCGAGGTTGGCGTCGATCAGGGTGAAGCCGTCGGTCTCGCGGACGAGATAGCAGTTGATGAGGCCGAAGCGGGTGAGTTGATGGGCGTTGGCGGTAATCGGTGTGGTTTTCATAATGGACGCTAAGGAAGAGAGTACCTGCGTGGATGTTGAGTTGCCCGGAAGAGACCGAACAGACTGAGATTGATGCATGTATGGCGGCTGCGATAGGGTTGGTTCCGTTCTAATGCTCGTACCAAGTGATGGTCTGGTCTGTTGGGTTGAGACTGATTGGATTGATGGATTGGTTGGGCTGACATAGTATGTTTCGCACACTCCCTACGGCCTCTTGAAAGCAGGTTGTTGTCGTGAATGCGATCTGAGCGTCTGATTTCCAGTGCTCTCATCGATGCCTCTTATAGCAGATGTAGTGCAGCTTTATGACGGGACAGTCTGTTGTGAATGGAGAGGTGATGCGAGATATTTCAAGACGGTCTTTCGCTTTGTCGATTACGGTTTCGTTGATCGGTTTTTTCACGATCTATGCAGGGTTGGGATGGAGTGAGGTAGCGCAGCAGATGACGCCGCTGCTGATTGCGGTTCATGATGCGCCGGTGCCTTTCAAAGGTTCGGACGGCCAGGTGCACCTGGTCTATGAGGTGTGGCTGGCGAATATCTCGAGTGGCGAGGCGGATATTCAAGATGTTGAGGTGATCGGTGACGGTGGGGTTCTGCAGAGGCTGGACGCAGCGGCGGTCTCTCGTCGTCTTCAGCCTGCGGGTTTGCGCGAAGCTTCCGGGGTGCTTGCCCGGGGCACGCAGTCGATACTTTTTTTGAACGTCATTCTTCCGAATGGTTCTCCAATTCCGAAGCAGCTTCTGCATCGGATCAAGGCGCACTACAGCGCTGCGCCTCCGGGACAACAGGAGATCACCGAGACTGGCGGCGCAACGACGCCGGACCTTCAGCCGGTTGCGCAGATCGGTGCGCCTCTGCGTGGGGATGGTTACGTCTCTGCTGATTCGTGTTGCGATGCGACGCGCCACACCCGGGCTGCGTTACCTATCAATGGGCGCGTCTATGTGGCTCAACGTTACGCTGTCGATTGGGAGCAGTTGGATGCAAACGGCCGTATCTATTCAGGTCCAAGAGAAAAACTTGAGAGCTATACGATCTTCGGAAAGCCTGTCTATGCGGTTGCAGATGGGGTGGTAGCCGTTGCGATTACGGGCCTGCCTGAACAGACGCCGGGGAAGTATCCCACGAATATTCCGATTGAAGACGCGGATGGGAACGCGATCATTGAGGATATCGGGGGGCATCATTTTGCCTGTTACGCGCACATGCAGTCGGCGAGCATCAATCTTCATCGCGGCGATCGAGTGAAGCGCGGACAGATCATTGGCCTGGTGGGGAACTCGGGTAATTCTGTAGCACCGCATCTGCACTTTCATGTGATGAGTTCGGAGTTGTCGCTTGCTTCGAACGGGCTGCCATATCAAATTGATGCCTTCAAAGTGACGGGTGCGACGCCCGGCACGGAGGCTTTCGACGAAGCAGAGGCCAACGGGACACCACTTGCAATTAATGTGTTCTCTCCTCCGCACCAGATAGAGAATTCGCTGCCGCTCGATCAACTGATTATCTCGTTGTCGCCTCGGTAGCGCGCTTCGATGCTTCGAGGGCTGCGGCTTCGAGGCAGATCATAGCACGCTTCATGCGCTGGTTGGTGGTGTTTAGAATGTAGTGAAACAGCCCATTCGTATCGAGGAACTATCGTTGCTTGGCTATGTCTCAAAAGCTTTTAGACGTCACCTGAACTTTCGCCGTGTCGTAGGCCTTTATCGGCGTCGCTTGTCACGGAAGATCTTTGCAAAGTGCGGCGGCATTGTGCAGTATGGGCCGTTTGCCGGGATGCAATGGTTAGACAACCCTCGCTGGGGCCGATCGGAGCAGGGCGTTATGATTCTCGGCCTGTACGAGCAGGAGGTCCTCGAGAACCTTGCAGGGGCCCCTGCTCACTTTCGAGTGTTTGTCGATGTCGGCGCTGCGGACGGATACTACGCTGTCGGTCTTCTTCATAGTGGCAAAGTCGATCGCTCCGTAGCCTTCGAATCCATTCCCGAGTGCCGCACGGCCATCAGTCGGCTGGCTGATAAAAACGGCGTCTTGGACAAGATAACGATTCTCGGCACGGCATCGGATCGTTTCGTTGATACTCTTCGCACTCACAAGATCAACTCGCACGAGACGATGTTTCTTATCGATATTGAAGGCGCGGAGTTCAAAGTACTTACCGAGGAAGTTTTTGCCTTCCTGAAAGATTCGATGATCATCGTCGAAACTCATGCCCATATCTATGCCGATCCCCAAGGGGAGATGGAGCGTCTCGTGGAGAGAGCTTCTTTGACGCATCGCGTAACAACCTGGTATCCAGGAGCTCGCAATCCCTGGACGATCAAGGAGCTGGAAGAGTTCACGGAGATAGATCGATGGATTCTATGCTCTGAAGGGCGTGTCGAGGTCCAACAATGGCTACGCTTTGATCCTTTGTAAGGTCACTCCCGAGTACTGAGAGCTAGAAGGTGCTGACGCCTTCTTCGATGACGAGCTGATCGACCTTGATGTTCATGGTCTCGCCCAGTTTTTTGAAGCCTTCCTTCCACTCGTCGGTCCAGTAGTTGGTGTCGCTGCGACGGAGGAGGTCGTTCCAGATGTTCTGGGCCTGCCAGATGTTTACCTCGAAGGGCATCTTGTGGGTGGCCTCTGCGACTACGATGGCTGCGGCGAGGGCGTCGGCGGCTTGCGGATCGCCTGAAGCTGCGGCTTCGAGGCGGATCATGGCGCGCTTCATGCGCTGTCCTGTGGTGTAGCTGAGGAGTTGCGTGTCGAGAGGGATTTGATCGGCTTCGGCGCGGCTGATGAGTGCTTCGATTTCGGCGTTGTCGAAGGTTTCGGACTCGATGGCCTGACGGAGGCTGGCGTTGATGGCGAATCGGGCTGCGGTGGCGAGGGCGGGCGGGGCGGTCATGCCGGACTCGGTGAGGAAGTGCATGAGGGAGGCGTGGTCTTCGTAGATCTTGCGGAGGGAGTGCTCCATCTCGGAGACGGTCTGGTTGAGGATGGTGCTGAGGATGCGAT
The nucleotide sequence above comes from Tunturibacter empetritectus. Encoded proteins:
- a CDS encoding VOC family protein produces the protein MKEQPKSVAVWFEIPCANLERAARFYETILDRRMNKDEFGELGDPMRLFPAAAGGVAGALVKRTFRKPGGGGTMVYLNCDGELDAVISRVREAGGLMLMPRTVIPGGHGAFACLKDTEGNHIGLHTSV
- a CDS encoding helix-turn-helix transcriptional regulator; this translates as MRRADRLFRIVRVLRGGRLQTARMLAEKLEVSERTIYRDVRDLQISGMPIEGEAGVGYTLRRDMDLPPLMFTRDELTALVLGARMVQAWGGAASVASVDQALQRIEAVLPADLRERLDSILMYAPGHRMVQPLKERLDLLHDACVGRRVVAFCYAKEDGQSSEREVRPLALYFWGGAWTLAAWCELRKDFRVFRIDRMQEVEVLGREFVQKKGQRLEDFVKQVGKPPYVSESVAAAGIGQVRAD
- a CDS encoding response regulator; its protein translation is MTAKIKFEVVPLTVVPNEDAISISERTKPVILIVDDEHIIADTLSIILSRSGFSTLTAYDGAAALELARTFNPQLLIADVMMPGMTGIELAIAVSQNIPECQILLFSGQAATADLLVHARSAGYNFTTLTKPVHPTDMLKRVSECLAVQKTTFAPPYNPTDDSSRPATYLVN
- a CDS encoding phospholipid carrier-dependent glycosyltransferase produces the protein MKGKTRLHDASIQTHKAARKIACVLSNRSNPVLIGLYPPPFYPRASALIRGRSHYTVHVTTPAQETRRNRLILIVLWLLFYATLTLFVPPLLDDADSVHAEVAREMLLRHDWVTLYANGIRYLEKAPILYWSMALSFKLFGVNTAAARLPIALTVLSLALLLEGFARRAFSPRAGLYAGLMLLSSFGIFIFTRILLPDADVCLWLALALFFYWATEQTGQQTKAHPQPQASITLCWLFAASCALNVLTKGLIGIVFPLLIVLAHLILTRRSLRAVLTRIRQLHPLSSTIVFLVIAAPWHILIALANPTQGHPGALTFSHGHWSVPLPTDGNVHGWLWFYFVNEQLLRYLNLRVPRDYDTVPLPLFWAFILVWIMPWSAFLYHALVTIPWRKALRPRVSIRTLTQRENTRLLLGLWAIIPVLFFSFSTRQEYYVLPALPAMILLIAAWLDHEATEAESFTVPAPLVRSGQRISVVLLVLGSLAALTAGFFLQRSAPPNPVIDLASLLKQNPGDYALSFGHFLDLNAQAMGAFHDPLLLTAIALFTGTLANWLLRRAYQPHAANLCLAAATFGFVLAAHVGLQIFFPVLSSRQLATAIEPELKPSDLIVIHGEYESASTLGFYLGRSDLHILDGRSSNLWYGSFFPDAPPIFEDALSLKVRWLEPRRIFLWQSLSDPVPSLPGKTFFIAQSGGKEILSNQPNPY
- a CDS encoding Rieske 2Fe-2S domain-containing protein; its protein translation is MMMREPAQMSGASGPLAFGPPTELIFGDWYPALCAVELRPGKTAKALLLGVPLLLGRKTGGKLFAMRDLCPHRGIPLSAGWFDGETVTCKYHGWKFEPCSGQCREIPSLTNHETLDPTKIYAGAFPCEERDGFAWVYLPEAGAGRVQGLETLPPVPEVPKFSARFRSAHLVAELPCNVDHGIIGLMDPAHGPFVHQAWWWRSAASIHEKTKHFEPLEDRENNGRNAGFRMSSHAPSANSAPYKLLGVYGEPITTTIDFVLPNRRYETIRAGDKWFSSLTTITPVTASTCRIDVVAAWNVFYWVPFVTSIATFFGARFVRQDQETMIEQAEGLRFHPGLMLIDDADKPAKWYFALKQARLKGTGEHPLSGPVTLHWRS
- a CDS encoding MBL fold metallo-hydrolase yields the protein MKTTPITANAHQLTRFGLINCYLVRETDGFTLIDANLANSADDILAAAKALGAPIRRILITHAHVDHVGSVDALLAKLGATQIEFTSNARSLPLLQKPPNKSPQPGEPNEEIRGGLPGIDARPTRLVTEGELYGSLLAIETPGHIPGHLAFLDQRDGTLYAGDALIAMGHLTVSGFAPWYFPLPNLATWDKSIALASANKLLTYPIERFACGHGSVRPGGIPTLRKAIASTAKS
- a CDS encoding M23 family metallopeptidase, translated to MRDISRRSFALSITVSLIGFFTIYAGLGWSEVAQQMTPLLIAVHDAPVPFKGSDGQVHLVYEVWLANISSGEADIQDVEVIGDGGVLQRLDAAAVSRRLQPAGLREASGVLARGTQSILFLNVILPNGSPIPKQLLHRIKAHYSAAPPGQQEITETGGATTPDLQPVAQIGAPLRGDGYVSADSCCDATRHTRAALPINGRVYVAQRYAVDWEQLDANGRIYSGPREKLESYTIFGKPVYAVADGVVAVAITGLPEQTPGKYPTNIPIEDADGNAIIEDIGGHHFACYAHMQSASINLHRGDRVKRGQIIGLVGNSGNSVAPHLHFHVMSSELSLASNGLPYQIDAFKVTGATPGTEAFDEAEANGTPLAINVFSPPHQIENSLPLDQLIISLSPR